One Helicobacter cetorum MIT 00-7128 DNA window includes the following coding sequences:
- a CDS encoding DEAD/DEAH box helicase family protein: protein MRDNLKKSLRPYQEKALKAFLIKRQQDNNANHLMFEMATGSGKTLVMASLILDCYAKGYRNFIFFVNSNSILEKTKLNFTDSTSSKYLFNDNIMIDEQQVEIHSINSLDNSKDNAINLYFTTIQALYSLFTTERENALTIAELAHQKIVFLADEAHHLNTETKKKLTQKENENKLGWESLINQAFKQHQENLLLEFSATIPKNKEVKEKYKDKIVFSYDLKKFSKDKYCKNIFSLLYKDESLEQRFLGAILSSLYKELLAEKQNIVLKPCILFKSENIKESLESQQRFNEFLENLHENNILEFLEHSQNQLFNLASDFFKNQKYTFKTIVSLLKAKFKESYQINTNDTSKESTNMLLLNSLEDKDNPKRVIFSVDKLNEGWDVLNLFDIVRLKNKASSKDTTKEAQLIGRGARYYPFSYQKKSIDKRKFDLDNPLSTLERLDYHAVYNPDFIAKLNEEMNKIGLNVNNDDNKEIIPLKPTKNFKLYYVSNSRLMKKDTKDYFFEINQAKEELQKLQVPLFALDISQQQVRFETTQSDSSLYEPYSLREIPTAFFLKALSTLNMDFEFLKAHFNSNLFDSFNNKLEFINNIIRPLETNFSIKQRFDNPTLNLKMAQYILKNIKSCIQKDKNQKIVTPFEIKDFNPNKRHLYQSKNKMKKFDYEWLLYKDLATDSEHEKEFLKFIEAKKDLINNKFKEWCVLRNDSFEELKLYCHIKGSESYAKGFEPDFILFAKTHNDEFLGFTCYLEVKGKDREKSEDNAWKETFLKALENITPTNLNNKKLDLKGLPFFILENNKINAPFTNAFKETFKDTTC, encoded by the coding sequence ATAAGAGATAATCTCAAAAAATCTTTACGCCCTTATCAAGAAAAAGCCCTAAAAGCCTTTTTGATAAAAAGACAACAAGATAATAACGCCAATCATTTGATGTTTGAAATGGCAACCGGTAGCGGTAAAACTCTAGTTATGGCAAGTTTGATTTTAGATTGTTATGCTAAGGGCTATAGAAATTTTATCTTTTTTGTCAATTCTAATAGCATTTTGGAAAAAACAAAGCTCAATTTTACCGACAGCACTTCTTCAAAATATCTGTTTAATGACAATATTATGATTGATGAGCAACAAGTTGAAATCCATTCTATCAACTCTTTGGATAACTCAAAAGACAATGCTATTAATTTATATTTCACAACCATTCAAGCTCTTTATTCGCTATTTACCACTGAGAGAGAAAACGCCCTAACAATTGCTGAATTAGCTCATCAAAAAATCGTGTTTCTAGCTGATGAGGCACATCATTTAAACACTGAGACTAAGAAAAAGCTCACTCAAAAAGAGAATGAGAACAAATTAGGCTGGGAGAGCTTAATTAATCAAGCCTTTAAACAACATCAAGAAAATTTGCTTTTAGAATTTAGCGCTACCATTCCTAAAAACAAAGAAGTAAAAGAAAAATACAAAGACAAAATCGTGTTTTCATACGATTTGAAAAAGTTTAGCAAGGATAAGTATTGCAAAAATATTTTTTCACTTTTATATAAAGATGAGAGTTTAGAACAACGATTTTTAGGTGCAATATTATCAAGCTTGTATAAAGAGCTCCTTGCTGAGAAACAAAACATCGTTTTAAAGCCTTGTATTTTGTTTAAAAGTGAGAATATCAAAGAGAGTTTAGAAAGCCAACAACGCTTTAATGAATTTTTAGAAAACTTGCATGAAAATAATATTTTAGAGTTTTTAGAACATTCACAAAACCAATTATTCAACCTTGCAAGCGATTTTTTCAAAAACCAAAAATACACTTTCAAAACTATAGTCTCTCTTTTAAAAGCTAAGTTTAAAGAAAGCTATCAAATCAACACGAACGACACTTCTAAAGAGAGCACTAACATGCTTTTATTAAACTCATTAGAAGACAAAGATAATCCTAAAAGAGTGATTTTTAGCGTGGATAAGCTCAATGAGGGGTGGGATGTTTTAAATTTGTTTGATATTGTTAGGCTTAAAAATAAAGCAAGTTCTAAAGATACCACTAAAGAAGCTCAGCTTATAGGTAGGGGAGCTAGGTATTATCCTTTTAGCTATCAAAAGAAGTCTATAGATAAAAGAAAATTTGATTTAGACAACCCCTTAAGCACCTTAGAACGCTTAGACTATCATGCGGTGTATAACCCCGATTTCATTGCTAAGCTTAATGAAGAAATGAATAAAATAGGGCTTAATGTCAATAATGATGATAACAAAGAGATAATCCCCCTAAAGCCCACTAAGAATTTCAAGCTTTATTATGTTTCTAACTCAAGGCTTATGAAAAAAGATACAAAAGATTATTTTTTTGAAATCAATCAAGCCAAAGAAGAGTTACAAAAACTACAAGTGCCTTTATTTGCTTTAGATATCAGCCAGCAACAAGTAAGGTTTGAGACCACTCAAAGCGATAGCTCCCTTTATGAACCCTACTCTTTAAGAGAAATCCCCACAGCCTTTTTCCTTAAAGCCCTTAGCACCTTAAATATGGATTTTGAGTTTTTAAAAGCGCATTTTAATTCTAATTTATTTGATTCTTTTAACAATAAATTAGAATTTATCAACAACATTATCCGCCCTTTAGAAACAAACTTCAGCATTAAGCAACGATTTGACAACCCTACACTCAATCTTAAAATGGCGCAATATATCCTCAAAAATATTAAATCATGCATTCAAAAAGACAAGAATCAAAAAATCGTAACCCCCTTTGAAATAAAAGACTTTAATCCTAATAAAAGACATTTATACCAATCTAAAAATAAGATGAAAAAGTTTGATTATGAATGGTTGCTTTATAAAGACCTTGCTACAGACAGCGAACATGAAAAAGAGTTTTTAAAATTCATTGAGGCTAAAAAGGATTTAATCAATAATAAATTCAAAGAATGGTGCGTTTTAAGGAATGATAGCTTTGAAGAGCTCAAACTCTATTGCCATATTAAAGGGAGTGAGAGTTATGCGAAAGGCTTTGAGCCGGATTTTATCCTTTTTGCTAAAACGCATAACGATGAATTTTTGGGTTTCACTTGCTATTTGGAAGTCAAAGGCAAGGATAGAGAAAAGAGTGAAGACAATGCATGGAAAGAAACATTTCTAAAAGCACTAGAAAACATCACGCCAACAAATCTTAATAATAAAAAGCTAGACTTAAAAGGTTTGCCCTTTTTTATCCTAGAAAACAACAAAATTAACGCCCCCTTTACAAACGCCTTTAAAGAAACCTTTAAGGACACAACATGTTAG